The Lutibacter sp. A64 genome segment TGTTATAAAACCTAGTTCTGAAGCACCTAATACTATTATGGAATGGGCTGAACTTATTGAGAATATTGGATTGCCTGCAGGTGTATTAAACATTGTTTGTGGATCTGGAGCTTTAGTTGGTAATACACTTTCTAAAAGCCCAATTACCGGAATTATTAGTTTAACTGGAAGTGTTTATGCTGGTCAAAAAGTTTTTGAAGCTGCTTCAGAAAACATTACAAAAGTATCATTAGAATTAGGCGGTAAAGCGCCTGCAATTGTTTGTAATGATGCAAATTTAGAGTTGGCAGTAAATTCAATTGTTACATCAAGAGTTATATTCAGCGGACAAGTATGTAACTGTGCAGAACGAGTGTATGTGCAAGATGATATCTATGATAAATTTATGGAAATGATCACCAAAAAAATGAGCGAAGTTAAAGTTGAAGATGCTTTAACTGGAGTAAATGCAGATATGAGTGCTTTGGTGTCTAAATCTCAATTAGATAAGGTTTCTGAAATGGTTGAATTTGCCAAAAAAGAAGGAGCTGAAGTTGTTGTTGGAGGTAAACGTTCAGAAAAATTTGATAAAGGTTATTACTACCAACCTACCTTGTTAACAAACTGTAGACAGGATATGGAAATTATTCAAGAAGAAGTTTTTGGACCTGTATTGCCAGTTATGAAGTTTGGAACCTTAGAAGAGGCTGTAGCTTTGTCAAATGATAGTAAGTTTGGATTAACTTCCTCTATTTTCTCTGAAAATTTCAACAATATAATGTATGCTACCAACAAACTTCAATATGGAGAAACATATGTAAATAGAGAACATTTTGAAGCAATTCAAGGTTTTCACGCAGGATGGAAAAAATCTGGTGTTGGTGGAGCAGATGGAAAACACGGAATGGAAGAATACTTACAAACCAAAGTTGTTTACGCACAATACTATAATAAATAATAAATTCTAAAAAAAAACTGTCTAAAAACCTGTAAATCCGTCATGCTGAACTTGTTTCAGCATCTCATTATGCTGATAACCAATCAATATAAGAACCTGAAATGATTCTTCAAGAATTCCATAAATAAAATACAAAATGGATGAATAATCAAGTTCAGGTAGACGAGCGTTTTAATTAATTTTTAGACAGTTTTTTAATACTTAAATTTCATAAATGAAAAATAATAACATCCCTGTAGTACCTAAAGAATATTTATTCCCTTTTATTCTAATAACGTCGATATTTGCGTTGTGGGGATTTGCCAATGATATTACAAACCCAATGGTAGCAGCTTTTGGAACGGTTCTAGAAATTTCAACAGCAAAAGCCGCATTAGTTCAGTTTGCTTTTTATGGAGGCTACACTACCATGGCAATTCCAGCCGCATTATTTGTGCAAAAATACAGTTATAAAAAAGGAATTATATTTGGTCTTATTTTATACGCCATTGGCGCATTATTGTTTTATCCTGCAGCGCAATTTGAAGTATTTGGATTCTTTTTAGTGTCTTTATATATTTTAACATTTGGATTGGCATTTTTAGAAACAACCGCAAACCCATTTATTTTATCAATGGGAGATGAAAGAACTGCTACCAGACGTTTAAATTTAGCACAATCGTTTAATCCAATAGGTTCTTTGCTAGGTATGTTTGTTGCTTCAAAATTTATTCTTGCAGCGTTAGATTCAGACAAAAGAACTGCAACGGGCGAGTTAATTTTTACAACCTTAGACGAGGTTCAAAAAGCAGCCATACGTACCCACGATTTATTAATAATTAGAAATCCGTATATAATTTTAGGCTTTGTTGTAATTGTAATGCTAATAATTATTAGTGTTTATAAAATGCCTCCGCAAGAAAAAAAAGATGAAAATTTTAACGCGTTGGAATCTTTTAAAAGATTGTTGAAAAATGGAAAATATAGAGAAGGAGTTATTGCTCAAATGTTTTATGTAGCAGCACAAATTATGTGTTGGACTTTTATAATTCAATATGCCGATAATTTAGGTATTGCAAAATCTACTGCCCAAAATTATAATATAGTTGCTATGGGTATTTTTCTTTCAAGCAGGTTTGCTAGTACTATGTTAATGAAATATATAAATGCTAAAAAATTATTGCTATTTTTTGCAATAGGTGCAATGTGTAGCGTAACTGGTGTTATACTTATTGAAGGACAATTAGGATTGTATTTATTAGTTGCAACTTCTGCATTTATGTCGCTTATGTTTCCAACAATTTATGGAATTTCATTGTATAAATTAGGTGAAGATACTACGTTAGGAGCAGCAGGATTAGTAATGGCAATTGTTGGTGGTGCGTTAATGCCTCCATTGCAAGGTGCTATTATAGATTTAGGAACTGTTGGTTGGTTACCAGCTGTAAATGCTTCTTTTATATTGCCTTTAATTAGCTTTTTTGTGATTGCAATATTCAGTTATAGAACTTTAAAAGTACACGAATAGTTTTTGCTAGTTAATTTTAAAGGAAACAATTAGATGAAAAAATACTGCTTAACGCTCGATTTAAAAAACGATAAAACCTTAATTGCTGAATATAAAAAATACCATAAAAAGATTTGGCCTGAAATTACAGAAAGTCTTATTAATTCTGGAATTGAAAATGCTGAAATTTACTGTGTAGAAAATCGGCTTTTTATGATTTTAGAAGTTAATGATGATTTTTCTTTTGAAAAAAAGGATAAAATGGATTTAGAAAACCCTAAAGTACAAGAATGGGAGAATTTAATGTGGAACTATCAAAAAAAATTACCTTTTGCTAAAAAAGGTGAAAAATGGATATTAATGGAAAAAATTTACCAATTATAAATCTAAAAAACATGAGAGTAGGTTTATTTATACCTTGCTATATCAATCAATTATATCCAGAAGTTGCTATTGCAACATTAGAATTGTTAGAGAAATTAAAGGTAGATGTTTATTATCCGTCTACACAAACTTGTTGTGGGCAACCTCTGGGAAACTCTGGATATGAAGAAGATTCAAAAGGAGCTTGTCAATTATTTGTTGAAAATTTTAAAGAATATGATTGTATAGTTGGGCCATCTGGAAGTTGCATTTATCACGTTAAAAAACATTTCGATATTTTAGAACAAACACCCGATGTTGTTAAAGTTAGAAACAATGCTTACGAATTATGTGAATTCATAGTAAAAGTATTAGGTAAAACAGATTTAGGAGCTTCATTTCCTCACAAAGTAGGTTTACATAAAAGTTGTCACGGTTTACGCGGATTGCATTTAGGATCTTGTTCCGAAAGAATGGATCCACATTTTTCTACCGAAGAAGATTTGTTGAATAATGTAAAAGGTTTAGAACTAATGAAACTGAATAGAGAAGATGAATGTTGTGGTTTTGGTGGAACATTTTCTGTATTTGAAGAAGCTATTTCAGTAAAAATGGGAAAAGATAAAATTCAAGATCATTTAAATAGCGGTGTTGAAGTTATTACGGGTGCAGATCATTCTTGTTTAATGCACTTAGAAGGTTTAATAAATAGAGATAATAAACCGTTAAAAGTGATGCATATTGCAGAAATTTTAAATAGTACTATTTAATTATGAGCCATTCAGAAAAAGCAGCAATTTTTAATAAAAATGAAGCCAAAGTAAACTGGCACGATAAAGCTTTATGGTATGTTCGAGAAAAAAGAGATAATGCTGCACACGGAGTAAAAGGTTGGGAATATTTAAGAGATACTGCTTCAAAAATAAAAGGAAATGTACTTTCTAATTTAGATAATTATTTAATAGAATTTGAAGCCAATGCTCTAAAAAACGGCATTAAAGTACATTGGGCATCCGATGCAAAAGAACACAATTCAATTGTTTACAAAATAGTAAAAGAACATAATGCTAAAAAAGTGGTAAAAAGTAAGTCTATGCTTACCGAAGAATGCCATTTAAATCCATATTTAGAATCTAAAAACATAGAAGTTGTTGATACCGATTTGGGAGAATATATTGTTCAAATAGCAAAGGAAACTCCAAGTCATATTGTATTGCCAGCTATTCATAAAACAAAAGAAGAAGTTGATGAATTGTTTCAAGAGCATTTAGGTACAAAACCCAGCAATGGAA includes the following:
- the aldA gene encoding aldehyde dehydrogenase, whose translation is MKQFKQFINGKFINSTSTKIIEILNPCTEEVISTIPAGSVEDANLALNSAKEAQPVWEALPAIQRAAFLHKMADVIRENRVFLAETLAKEQAKVIGLAQVEIDVTADYFDYNAGWARRIEGEIIQSDRANEHIYLHKVPIGVAVGICPWNFPFFVMARKVAASLITGNTCVIKPSSEAPNTIMEWAELIENIGLPAGVLNIVCGSGALVGNTLSKSPITGIISLTGSVYAGQKVFEAASENITKVSLELGGKAPAIVCNDANLELAVNSIVTSRVIFSGQVCNCAERVYVQDDIYDKFMEMITKKMSEVKVEDALTGVNADMSALVSKSQLDKVSEMVEFAKKEGAEVVVGGKRSEKFDKGYYYQPTLLTNCRQDMEIIQEEVFGPVLPVMKFGTLEEAVALSNDSKFGLTSSIFSENFNNIMYATNKLQYGETYVNREHFEAIQGFHAGWKKSGVGGADGKHGMEEYLQTKVVYAQYYNK
- a CDS encoding (Fe-S)-binding protein; protein product: MRVGLFIPCYINQLYPEVAIATLELLEKLKVDVYYPSTQTCCGQPLGNSGYEEDSKGACQLFVENFKEYDCIVGPSGSCIYHVKKHFDILEQTPDVVKVRNNAYELCEFIVKVLGKTDLGASFPHKVGLHKSCHGLRGLHLGSCSERMDPHFSTEEDLLNNVKGLELMKLNREDECCGFGGTFSVFEEAISVKMGKDKIQDHLNSGVEVITGADHSCLMHLEGLINRDNKPLKVMHIAEILNSTI
- a CDS encoding L-rhamnose mutarotase, which produces MKKYCLTLDLKNDKTLIAEYKKYHKKIWPEITESLINSGIENAEIYCVENRLFMILEVNDDFSFEKKDKMDLENPKVQEWENLMWNYQKKLPFAKKGEKWILMEKIYQL
- the fucP gene encoding L-fucose:H+ symporter permease, producing the protein MKNNNIPVVPKEYLFPFILITSIFALWGFANDITNPMVAAFGTVLEISTAKAALVQFAFYGGYTTMAIPAALFVQKYSYKKGIIFGLILYAIGALLFYPAAQFEVFGFFLVSLYILTFGLAFLETTANPFILSMGDERTATRRLNLAQSFNPIGSLLGMFVASKFILAALDSDKRTATGELIFTTLDEVQKAAIRTHDLLIIRNPYIILGFVVIVMLIIISVYKMPPQEKKDENFNALESFKRLLKNGKYREGVIAQMFYVAAQIMCWTFIIQYADNLGIAKSTAQNYNIVAMGIFLSSRFASTMLMKYINAKKLLLFFAIGAMCSVTGVILIEGQLGLYLLVATSAFMSLMFPTIYGISLYKLGEDTTLGAAGLVMAIVGGALMPPLQGAIIDLGTVGWLPAVNASFILPLISFFVIAIFSYRTLKVHE